TCTCGCGATGGACGGCGAGGCCGGCGAAGCGTTGTGCTGGCTCGAATGACGCCGCCGCGTCCAGCGGGGAACCCATCCCCCCGGACCCCGTAACGTGCGCCAGGGGTCCGGGGGGATGGGTTCCCCGCACTTCGCAGCGGCGTTACAAGCCCTCACGAACGAGGACGGGCGTGGCGTCGAAGCGGCGGAAGACGGCGTCCCACAACGCGGGCGAACCCGACTCGCGCGCGACGTCGTCGAGCGTGATCGATCGTCCCGCGGAGTTCGCCGACTCGAGGGCGCGTCGGATCGCGCCGAAGAACGCGTCGTCGCCGAGCTTGGTACGGATCAGGTCGAGACCGTAGGCGGCGCGCCGGCCGACGACGCAATCCGAGTCGGCGGCGATGTAGAGATCCCAGGCGCCCTCGACCGGGCCGGACCACCGGCAGCGTCCGATCCGCATCTTCCAGTCGTCGCGACGCCGCTCGAGGCAAGAACCGCCCTCCGGTGAGTCGGTCGCGTCGATCACGGCGTCGCCGAGGTAGTCGGCGAGCTCGCGCACGAAGATCCGCGTGCGGTCGTCGGCGGGCTCGGCGCGGGCCGTGAGCCACCGCGCCGCGATCGATCCGGCGAGGTCGGCCGAGGCGAAATCCTCGGAGATCGGACACGCCGAGGGGGACGCCAGCCCGATCTCGGAAAGGGAGACGGTTCCCGCGGTGGTCCAGAGGTTCCCCACGGCGTCGATCTCGAGGCGCGGGTCCGGGTACGGCCCCAGTCGCTGGGCGAGCCAGGCGGACCAGGTTCCGGCGCGCTGCATCGTCCGTTCCGCGTGGAGCGGAACGGTTCCGGGGGAGTAGTTGAGCGCGATCGGGAGGGCGTCCGTGCCCCCGCGCAGGAGCAGGACGTCCCTTACGATCCCCAGCCACATCGCCTGGGGCGCGATCTCGGCCGTGACCCGGAAGGTGCGCCGGCCGTCCGCGGCGGGGCCGGGCTCGGGCATTCCGGCGAAGGCCAGCCGGTACGGCTCGTCCACGCGGGCCGCGACGTCGATCGGGATCGCGCGCCAGGACGCGGCGTTGTCGAGGTAAGGGACGAACTCTCCCGGCGGGACGGTGCCGCCCGCTCCCTTCCCCCGCCGCGCGATGAGCCCCCCCGGCTCCTTGCGACGCGTGCGCACCGTGATCTGGACGACGTCGCCCGCGCGGCGGCGCGCACCGAGGTCGACGATCAGCTTGCTCCACTCGTGCCAGTAGACCAGCGGGTTCCCGGAGGCATCCTCGACGCGCTCGACCGCGATGATCTCGCGCAGGGGAGCGGGAAGCCCGTTGTTCGCCCGGGCGATCGAGTCGAGGCTCGTGAGCTGGAAACGGGCCAGGCGGGCGCCGTTGCGGGCGACGCGCAGGCCGAAGGTCGATACGGCGTGGCCGGCATTGGGGTCGTCCTGGAGGACGTCGACCGTCATCGACGCGACGTCGAACGGCGGCTGCTGCGCGCCGCGACCTCCCCCGATCGGAAGCGCCGCGAGCGGCCGCTTGACGAGCGTGCTCTCCGGGCGGCCGAAGGGATAGAAGAGCTCCTCCTGGAACAGGCGTGAGGCGTCGTAGGTCCACGCGATCGGGGAGGAAGCGTCGAACCAGGCCACCGCGAAGGTCCCGCTCGTGGGGTCGAGCCGGTTCTCCGCGAGACGCTGGTCCCAGGCGAGCCAGAGGCGGTCGATCTCCTGGAACGAGCGGCGGAACCCCTCGGCGTCCAGCGCGGCGGGAGCGCCCCCCCCGGCGGCCGGGCCGTTCAGGAAGGCGTCGAACATCGGTCCCGTGAACAGGATCAGCACGGAAACGAACTCCCCCGAGACGGTGTCGTTCTCGAGAGGGAGGTTCCACGCATTGCGGGCCTTGCTCGCCCGGAGCGATTCGGAGGCCGTGCGATCGGCTCCCTTGAAGCGGAAGCGTCCCTTCCCCTGGACGAAGACCCCGACCGGGGTCCTCGTCGCGTCGACCAGCGGGAACGCGGTGGCCCGCGTCGCCTCGATGGTCAGGTTGCCGACTCCCACCGCGACGCCTTCGAGCGGAAGCCCGCGCTGCACGACGCTCACGCTTCGCGCGGCCTGGACCATCGCGTGCAACTCGGGAGCCGGAGCGGCGGCGGGCGGGACGGGAGCGGCGGAGGCGGCGGCGAGAACGACGGCGGCGATCACGGCTCGATCCCCCTTCGTGAAACGCGAAGGGCGGGGGGCCGACCCGCGACCGGATCGGCCCCCCGCCCCATCGGGTTACGCGGAGAGTATCAGGCCCAGCCGCGCAGGCGAACCGCGTCGGCGACGCGCTTCACCGAGACGGCGTAGGCGGCGAGACGGTTGTGGCACTTGTGCCGCATCGCCATGTCGTGCACCGCGTGGAAGGCGTGGGTCATCTTGGCGTCGAGCCGCTCGTGGACGAGCGGAGTCTCCCAGTAGTACTGGTAGGCGTTCTGCACCATCTCGAAGTAGGAGACGGTGACGCCGCCGGCGTTGCACAGGAAGTCGGGGATCACGTACACGCCGTTCTTGTGGAGGATCTGGTCGGCCTCGGGGGTCGTCGGGCCGTTGGCGAGCTCGGCCTGGATCTTCGCCTTCACGCGCGGCGCGTTCTCGGCGGTGATGCAGTTCTCGAGGGCCGACGGGAACAGCACGGTCACGTCGAGCTCGAGGAGCGCTTCGTTGGTGATCGGCTTCGAGCCGGGGAAGCCGACGACCGAGCCGGTTTCTTCCTTGTGGCGCTGCACCGCGACCGGGTCGAGCCCGTTCGGGTCGAGGATGCCGCCGCGCGAGTCGGAGACGGCGATCACCTTCAGGCCGAGGATGTCCTTGCCGAGCGAGTGCGCGAAGGAGCCGGCGTTGCCGTATCCCTGGATCGCGGCGGTCGCGCCCTTGAGCTCGATCTTGAGGGCCTTCGCGGCCTCGCGGACGCAGTAGATGCCCCCGCGCGCGGTCGCGTCGCCGCGGCCCTTGGAGCCGCCGAGCTCCAGGGGCTTGCCGGTGATCACGCCGAACTCGTTGTGCCCGTTCATGAACGAGAACTCGTCCATCATCCACGCCATGATCTGCGGGGTCGTGTAGACGTCGGGAGCCGGCACGTCCTGCACGAGGCCGAGCATGCGGCCGACCTGCCGGATGTAGGCGCGCGCGAGCCGCTCGAGCTCGCCGGGGGACATCTCCTTCGGGTTGCAGATGATCCCGCCCTTGCCGCCGCCCAGCGGGATGTCCACGACGGAGGTCTTCCACGTCATCCACGCCGCCAGCGCGCGCACCGTGTCGATCGTCTCGTCGGGGTGGAAGCGGATGCCGCCCTTCGTCGGGCCGCGGGAGTCGTTGTACTGGACGCGGAACCCGTGGAAGACCTTCACGGTGCCGTCGTCCATGCGGACGGGAAGCGTGACGTGGAGCTCGCGCAGCGGCCAGCGCAGCAACTCGTGGATCGCGGGGTCGAGCTTGAGAAGCTTGGCCGCCTCGTCGAGTTGACGCTGGGCGATGGCGAAGGGATTGGTCGTTTCCGCCATGAAATCCTCCGCC
This region of Candidatus Polarisedimenticolaceae bacterium genomic DNA includes:
- a CDS encoding Glu/Leu/Phe/Val dehydrogenase, with product MAETTNPFAIAQRQLDEAAKLLKLDPAIHELLRWPLRELHVTLPVRMDDGTVKVFHGFRVQYNDSRGPTKGGIRFHPDETIDTVRALAAWMTWKTSVVDIPLGGGKGGIICNPKEMSPGELERLARAYIRQVGRMLGLVQDVPAPDVYTTPQIMAWMMDEFSFMNGHNEFGVITGKPLELGGSKGRGDATARGGIYCVREAAKALKIELKGATAAIQGYGNAGSFAHSLGKDILGLKVIAVSDSRGGILDPNGLDPVAVQRHKEETGSVVGFPGSKPITNEALLELDVTVLFPSALENCITAENAPRVKAKIQAELANGPTTPEADQILHKNGVYVIPDFLCNAGGVTVSYFEMVQNAYQYYWETPLVHERLDAKMTHAFHAVHDMAMRHKCHNRLAAYAVSVKRVADAVRLRGWA